One genomic region from Euzebya tangerina encodes:
- a CDS encoding FadR/GntR family transcriptional regulator, protein MASASDKVASELRDRIVSGDLSLGAKLPNEGELGDLFGVSRLTAREALKALGSEGLIETKRGVNGGSFIVAPAPAHVADRLETSVGLLSAAEVLSVQDLLEARSMVEVPAARLAAERRTEDDVTQLRICVEEEVEVSSALDVRLAFHDRVVGASKNPLLSIMSRSVHQPLRTRFLRDKAGAAFWRDVHHDHGRIADAIAAGDADAAAAEMAAHLDRLRITYEVIDPVE, encoded by the coding sequence ATGGCGTCGGCCTCAGACAAGGTCGCCAGCGAGTTGCGCGACCGAATTGTGTCGGGCGACCTGTCACTGGGCGCGAAGCTCCCGAACGAGGGGGAGCTCGGCGACCTCTTCGGCGTGTCGCGGCTGACGGCGCGGGAGGCGCTGAAGGCGCTTGGGTCCGAGGGCCTGATCGAGACCAAGCGGGGCGTCAACGGCGGCAGCTTCATCGTGGCACCGGCGCCCGCCCACGTCGCCGACCGACTGGAGACGTCCGTGGGCCTGCTGTCGGCCGCCGAGGTCCTCAGCGTGCAGGATCTGCTCGAGGCCCGGTCCATGGTCGAGGTGCCTGCTGCGCGTCTGGCAGCGGAGCGGCGCACCGAGGACGATGTCACGCAGCTGCGGATCTGCGTCGAGGAGGAGGTGGAGGTGTCCTCCGCCCTCGATGTGCGTCTGGCCTTCCACGACCGGGTCGTGGGGGCGTCGAAGAACCCCCTGCTGTCCATCATGAGCCGGTCGGTCCATCAGCCACTGCGCACCCGATTCCTGCGAGACAAGGCCGGCGCGGCGTTCTGGCGTGACGTCCATCACGACCATGGGCGGATCGCCGATGCCATCGCGGCCGGCGACGCGGATGCTGCAGCTGCCGAGATGGCCGCGCACCTGGACCGGCTGCGCATCACCTACGAGGTCATCGATCCCGTCGAGTAG